The Algoriphagus sp. TR-M9 genome has a window encoding:
- a CDS encoding ligase-associated DNA damage response exonuclease, translating to MNRPDLLIFNSKGIYCPKAQVYLDPWKPVKNAIITHGHSDHARAGHKNYLTHHSNIPIIKHRLGAINVQGVNWNESFQINGVTFSLHPAGHILGSSQVRVEYKGEVWVFTGDYKDEDDGVAVPYYPVKCHTMITECTFGLPTFKWKPQSKVFGEINQWWENNKKEGKTSVLFGYSLGKAQRILKHLDSSIGKIYTHGAIENMTEVIRPQLDLPETQLVTRDTTGKELLGNMVVAPPSAHGSPWMRKFVPFETGTCSGWMAFRGARARRSTDKGFVLSDHCDWKGLLQSIKASETERVICTHGYTDIFSKYLREVGYEASVENTGYEGENEDSVNSDPSEN from the coding sequence GATCCTTGGAAACCTGTAAAGAATGCTATTATTACCCATGGTCATTCGGACCATGCCAGAGCAGGGCATAAAAATTACCTGACACACCATTCCAATATTCCTATCATCAAGCATAGACTGGGTGCCATCAATGTGCAAGGGGTAAACTGGAACGAAAGTTTTCAAATTAACGGAGTGACTTTTAGTCTTCATCCGGCTGGACATATTTTGGGTTCTTCTCAGGTAAGAGTGGAGTACAAGGGAGAGGTTTGGGTATTCACGGGCGATTACAAGGACGAAGACGATGGGGTAGCTGTGCCATATTACCCTGTAAAGTGCCATACAATGATTACAGAATGCACATTTGGGTTACCGACTTTTAAATGGAAGCCTCAGTCAAAGGTTTTTGGTGAAATCAATCAGTGGTGGGAAAACAATAAAAAAGAAGGCAAAACCTCAGTTCTTTTTGGTTATTCCCTGGGAAAAGCCCAGCGAATACTCAAACACCTGGATTCTTCCATAGGAAAAATATACACACATGGCGCAATAGAAAATATGACTGAAGTAATCCGTCCGCAATTGGATTTGCCAGAGACCCAACTGGTTACTCGGGATACTACCGGAAAGGAGCTATTGGGGAATATGGTAGTGGCACCTCCGAGCGCACATGGTTCGCCCTGGATGAGGAAATTTGTTCCTTTTGAGACAGGTACCTGCAGTGGTTGGATGGCATTCAGAGGCGCCAGGGCCAGAAGATCAACGGACAAAGGTTTTGTGCTTTCTGATCACTGTGATTGGAAGGGGCTTTTGCAAAGTATCAAAGCCAGCGAGACTGAGCGAGTAATCTGTACGCATGGATACACGGATATTTTTAGTAAATACCTACGTGAAGTGGGCTATGAAGCAAGCGTGGAAAATACTGGTTATGAAGGAGAAAATGAAGATTCTGTCAATTCAGACCCATCGGAAAATTAA